The genome window GAATTGGCATGCGTGAGGATGAAAGATTCGTTGGCATTCTTCATATAGGGTATTTCGACAAAGTGCCGAGAAGTCGGAAAAGAACACCAGCCGAGCAGAAGTGGACCGTATTACGAGGTCAATCTACATAGAAGAGGAGGTTGTAAAAATGAAATTGTCAGATCTGGAAGGAGACATGGGCGGTCCGAGTGAATTTTTGGATCAATCAGTATCGCAGGATCTAATCCTTGAGTTGCTCAATCACGCCGTATGGGCGCCAAATGATGGACTCCGAGAACCGTGGCGATTTATCTTTGTTGATAACCCGTATGGGGACATCATGCAGGGATTACAGGAGCAAGCACCTGCGTATCTTCTGGTCTTGGTGAATGCAGAGTCAGATCAACATAAGCGGGAAGAGGATTTTGCAGCGGTCTGCTGCCTAATTCAAAATTTCCGCTTGCTGGCATATGAGCAGAGTCTGGGTGTGCGCTGTACATTGCATGACTGGATGTACGAATCGAGCCGTACTGAAGTGTTTGGTGTACTGAGTAACGAGCGTATTGCTGCGGTTCTAGAATTGGGATACGGTGCAAATCAGTCGAAAGGAACTACTGATTTGCCTGAGACTCAACTTCATTTTGAACTTCTCTAGAGTGTTTTTCATTAAAGTCGCTTTTTGAGCGGCTTTTTTTATTTTATCGACCACGTTTTGATCGTGTTGATCTTTTTGAAAGCTTGACAAAGTCAAAATGTTTATATATAACTAAATTAGTTATAACCATTATGGTTATATTTAAAAAATCAAAATTGGAGGTTCATATGAAAATCATAAATCATTTTATACCCGTTTTTACCGAGCAATTGGAGGTAACCGTTGCATATTATGAATCTCTTGCGAATCGATCTATGGATCGTACGTGGAATATTCCCGAGGCAGGCTTATCTTTAGCCACAGTATATCCTTACGTCATTGTGTCTGGAAGTCCTGAGGCGCTGGAACCTGCTAGATCACTCCGAGCAGTGGTGTATGTCGATTCCATGGACGAATTAAAGGCAGAATTAACCAAACAAAATACCCTTATCGTAAGAGATCAGCATGGTCCTATTGGTCCAAGCGTTTTTGTTCAACATCCAGATGGCAGTTTTATTGAATATGTTGAGCCTGAGGCAGCTTCTGTCTGAATTGGTGCAACATCAAAACATACAAAATAAGCTACTCCATTAGAGGAGCAGCTTTATTTTGTATTTGCCTTTATCCGTAGTTGCTCCACAATTTGAGCAAGGGTAACAGAAGCGAGTTCATCCTCCATAGCCTTCTGGGCATTAGAGAATTGGGGTAATAGAATGGATTCAATGTTCATTCCTACAGAACAATTGGGGTCAGTATCCTTGTGGATTTTGAAAAGCTGGTCTCCGTCCACCGATTCGACTGCTTGGAAGATATCCAGTAGCGTTAACTTTTCAGGAGATATCAGAAGAGAGGCCCCTGCAACTCCTGGTTTTGTATCGATATAACCCGCTTTCTTGAGCTGGGCCATGATCCTTCTAATGACTACAGGGTTACTATTGATGCTACGCGCAATTCGATCGCCTGTACTGTAAAGCGGGTCCAGCGCGATCATGGATAGAATATGGACGGCCATCGAAAAGCGACTACTTATTTGTTTCAATCTACTCACCTTCTTTGCTGAATAGTATAGTTTCTTTCATAGAACAGGTCAATCGACGGCTTCGTCACCAGGCAAACAGAGTGGATGTGAGGAATTGTCAAAAACCACCCGCTATGAACTGCACCTCCAATCGTTAGATAGCCTCCAACAATTTAAGATACAGCTCACCGAGCGCGTGGTTACGATTTTCCTTATCCTAATGGAAGGTAATGAATTGGTGCTTATGTTTCTATGGAAGAGCAGTAATCATAATATCATCCACGAAAGCTGTGTTGTCCCCGGTTCCCGAAGTTGCCACAAACCGGATTTGATGTTTTCCCGGCTTGATGAGCTGAAAGGAGTTCGTGGTGAACTCGGCATAAGCACCGCTTGTCGGTATAAATGAACCGAGCAACTGATCATCCATGTAGACATCAAACGACTGTTGCCCCCCAAAACTGCTCCGCTTCGCAGACTGAAATTGAATGGCGTAGTGGCCTGCTGGGAAAATCAGGGATTGGCTGAACTCGCCCTGCTTGCCATTCAGGGTCTGCAAATACGCAGCTTGCGTGCCTTCCGGTGCGTCGGAAGCACCGAACACACTGCCATTGCGAATGCGGCCTGCATTGTTTTTGAAGCTCCAACCGTCACCACTTGCCACAGCTACTCCGTTCTGGGACGTGACGGTTGGACTTTCGAATCCGCCATGTTGCAGAGCGACATAGTCAGGAACGGCAACCTTTTCTATGGAAACCTGATCAATAAAGGTTGCACCTGTGCCTGTACCCGTTGCGGAAAATAGGATCGTATGCGAGCCAGGTTCAACGGTAAACCAATCCGTTGTAAAGGATGCATAGGTGCTGCCGGACGGCGTAATCGTTGCGACCGTTTGCCCATCCACTTCAATCTGCACTGGTTGAGCTGGCCCTGCATTCTGAGCAGCAGCTTTCAGATTAATGACGTAGCTGCCTGCAGGAAACGTCAGCGACTGTTGAAATGAACCATGAGCGCCATCTTGTATTCGAACAAATGCAGCCTGAACCCCGGCAGTTGCTGGAGTAGAAGTCATGCTGCTGCCACTTCGCAATATCCCCGCCTGATCATTAAAGCTCCATCCAGCAGTTATGCCGCTCACCGTGCCCGACGGATTAGTAACCACAGGTGACTCAAAGCTCGAATTGGTGATATAAGGGTCTTCCGGAGTCTGTGGTAACGTAATCCGTACATCATCGATAAAAGCCGTATTGTCACCTTCCGTCGTTGTGGCTAAAAACTTGATCGTGTGTTTGCCCCCAGCGCTCTCGAAGGGCTCTGTTCGGAAAGTTTGGAAATTACCGGATTCAGGCCGAAACGAGCCAATGACCTGATCATCGAAGTAGATGTCAAAGGACTGCGTACCGCCAAAGCTGGTGCGTTTGGCCGCCTTGAACGACATTTGGTATGTTCCCGGCTTGAAATGGATCGACTGCCTTATCGTGCCGGAGACGCCACCATCCGTTTTCAGATAACCTGTCTGTACACCTTGAGGTGCAGCACTAGCCTGGAATGGACCGTTGTTATGCTGCACGCCGGAACGGCTGTCGAACACCCATCCGTTGGTCATGGGTCCCGGTCTGGCCGATGTGGTAGCCGGTTTTTCAAATCCAGCGTTGAAGAACGTGACCACAGGAAGCTCATCCGGTATCTCGGGGTTAACAAAGCATCGCTTGTCTACGCCCGGAATCGGATCGCCCAGAATGGCACTTGTACAGGCAACGCCGTTTTCCTGAATGGAATAATTAAATAATCCGTCTGCACCGTAAGCAACGACCGCTTTACCCTGAAAATAACACTCTCCGCCGTTTTCAATCATGCACAGCTTATACCCGTCCGGGGCGCTGCTGATTTGTCCGATCTGATACAGGGAGGACACCGTGCCGGATGGTTGCAAACCATCTTTAAATGCTTTGGCTTTGTAGAGCGCAAGCGAACCTTCGTTCAGAACAATGGGCCTCACATACAGGGAGGACTGGGCTGTAGGCTCGCTGCCGTCTGTCGTGTACCGAATTTGCGCTCCGCTGGTCGTTGTCTCCAAATAGAGCATCTCGGAGCTAGGGAATATGTGCCGATCCAGGCTGAATGTTGGCACTTCAACTTTACCCGCCTGTGACGAAGGCAGAACGCGTACGAGGGCGACGCCATATGCCGATGGATCGGCCGTACTGGTCGCACGAACCGCAATCAGCGTTTCATCCGTCACCTGAGGTGCCTGATATACGCCGCTGCTGCTGTTAATGGTGCCGTTGTTCTGTCCGACCACGCTCCAGGTCACACTTCCGGTATTATCGATTACTTCTGCCCCAAGCGTGATGGAGTCACCTGAGCGAACCGTAGGATTAACTTCATCCAGCTTGATCTGGGTCTCGGCAGGCCGGGTTGTGTAAATGATTACATTGTAATCTCCATCCACGTTGCTGTCCGTCAATGAAGTCCCTCCTGGAAAAGTTGCTGCAACCGGAGGAAGAACCGCGTTGGCTTCTTGAACAATATCGTTCTTGTATACAAATTTGCGGAACGTTTGATTCACCGCAGTATCGCCAAAATCAAGCTTGATTTCTTTTTCCGTGCCGGCTTTGGTCTCCACAAGCACGGTATAATTGCCGTCGTCGCCTCTGAACGCCGCAGCGCGTACATCGTTCGAACCGCCCGTGTCCACAGCCAGAACCTCGCTATGCTCGGGAATATAACGGTTCAGCATGCCTGCGATATAAAATGTTTTGCGAGGGATCAGCCCCAGAACAAGCGCATCCCACATCGTATATGTGCCGTTCGTTCCGCCGGTAGGATCATTGGTCCAAACCCCGTTTAACTGCCACATGAGGGCTGATTTCACACCCATATTGGCGGTTTGGATGACCGAGTTCGCATATCCCGCATCCCAATTGCTCGCCTGATCATCTGCCCAGCCGAATTCGGTCAGGTGTAGCGGCTTGTCGCCAACATACCCTTTCCGCAGCGCAAAGGCGCTGCCGAGCCCTTCATACGATTCTCCATATACATGGAAGCTGTATCCATCGATGGCGTCATCCGCATATTGCTTCATGTACTCAATCCAGGCCGGAGCGCCCGTCTCTTCAGGACCCCAGATTTCGATCAGATCGCGCAGACCATCCACAGTCAGCCTGGCACTCGTTTTATTCACCATTTCGGCATAATAGGCTTTCTGGTCACCGGGAGCCTCAAAGTCCCAACTGCCGTTCGGTTCGTTATAAAACGTCAGATATTTCACGTTGTCGTAACCGCGGTTCAGTATCAATTCCTCCAGCAGGGCAGAGGCAGAAGCGGCATAAGCATCCAAATCAGCTGGCGCACTCGTCCATGGATCAATGCCCGGTATTGTGAACCAGTCATGCACAGTCGATCCGACTTTCCAACCAAAGTTTAGCTCAATTTCGGTTCCGGCAGCCTTGAAGGCGTCGAGATATTTGTAGAAAGCTTTCATTTTTGCACTGTCCCATGTATAGGTTCCTTTCGCGGGTTCCATCCAGTCGATCTGAAACCACACTCTGGCCACCTTGGGCTGAATGGTCTGAATTCGCTTGTTGTCTACCTCCCAGTGGGCTTCCGAATAGCCGTATTGAGTTTGCCCGGGCATGAGGGCCGTAGGAATGGTGTTGACGCCGACGCCGAGAAAATCATCCTGAATCACATCACTCGTATCCATCGTAATTGTGTGGCTGGTACGGTTCAGATTCTGGCTCTCGTTCTGATCCGCATAAATGAGGGAAGGAGCGGGAACAAACGAAGCGAGCATGGTGGATATAAGGAACGGAATTGCCCATCGTGAAGCTAAACGACCGGATCTACTTTTCATTTCAGCTCTCCTTTTTTATGGTTTACCGCAAGGGCTACTCCATGAGGTGGTTTAAGACAGTCGACTTGCGGCACTTAAAATGATAGCGTTTACAATATAAGTCAGATTTGAATTATCCATGGATACAGTTGAAAAAATAACGGCTGAGGTTGAACAAAACGAAGCCGGGTTGAACGATTCTGCTTGGTAAAGGCCCTTTACGAATACAAATGTGCATTTTATGCTTTTATTAGAGAGTGTTTCGTCAGAAACATGAAAATGATCGTCATAGCAATGCCCATGGAACTGTAAAAATAGGGAGGGTCCAATAACATGTCAACTAATCCATACTCTACCATCACTGCGCTTCAGGTTTCCGACACCGGTCGCTATCTGGAAACGTCGGAAGGAGTCCCTTTTTTCTGGCTTGGTGACACGGCTTGGGAACTTCTGCATCGTTTGAACCGGGAAGACACTGAACTGTACCTTCGTACAAGGGCCAACCAGCGTTTCACGGTCATTCAAACAGTGCTGCTGGCCGAGTTCAGCGGTACCACAACGGGCAATGCTCAAGGCAGACTGCCTTTTCATATGGACGAGAACGGTCAACCTGAACCAATCCGTCCGGATACCGATGGACCTTATTCCTATTGGGATCATGTAGACGCTATGCTTCAACTTGCAGGCAATCTGGGTCTGTATGTTGCACTGCTCCCGACTTGGGGTGACAAGTTCAACAGGAAGTGGGGGAAAGGCCCAGAAGTATTTTCACCGGAAACGGCCTTTGATTACGGAAAATGGCTGGGAGAGCGATACGCTGAATATCCTCAGATTATCTGGGTACTGGGGGGAGACCGTCCTCTGGAGACAAAGCGTCATTTCGCAATTGTCACGTCCATGGCACAGGGGCTGAAACAAGGCGGTGCCCGGCAACTAATGACGTTCCATCCACCGGGATGCGAGTCATCTTCTCGCCAACTGCATGATGAGCCGTGGCTTGATTTCAACATGATTCAATCCGGACACGGGGAGCGGGAGATTACCAATGATAGACGTGTGCAGCAAGATTATGAACGTAAGCCGGCGAAACCCACGCTGGATGCCGAGCCATGTTACGAGGATATTCCTGTCGGATTTCGGGGGGAACAAGGTTATTTCGATGCAGCGGATGTGAGGAAAGCTGCGTATTACGCTTTATTTGCCGGTGCGCTGGGTCATACGTATGGACACCATTCCATATGGTCAATGTACCAAGGTCCGCATGATCTCATGGAATCGAACAGCCAAGGGGATTATTTCATTATGTCCTGGCGGGAAGCACTGCATCGTCCTGGTGCGGAGCAGATGCGCCATGCGCGTGCATTACTCGAAGGGGAGCTGGGCCCGGATTGGAGACCCAATTCGAATCTGATTCATCAGAACCGTGCAGGCGCAAATCATGCCGTAGCTGCGCAGAGTAAATATAACGCTTACATTTATCTGCCCAATGGCTTGTACGTCGATGTCGTCATGGGGTATATTGAGGGCAAGAAAACAAATGCCATGTGGTTTTGCCCCAGAACAGGAGATACAACCAAGGTTTCTTCAGATTCAGATTCTACAATACCGAATCAAGGCATTAAACGTTTTGCAGCCCCAACCAGCGGAAGAGGGAATGACTGGATTTTGATTTTGAAGGGGGTCTAATGCATGTATAAGGTGATGATCGTAGAGGATGAAATGCTCGTTCGCATCGGATTGAAAAATTCCGTCGAATGGAGTAAATTCGGCTTGGAGGTTACGGCCGATTTCCCGGATGGCCTGGCCGCATGGGATTATTATGAGCGCGAGAAACCCGACGTGGTCATTACCGATATCAGTATGCCCAGAATGGATGGCATGGAGCTGATCTCCAACATCCGCAAGCAAGACAAACATACACGCGTCATTGTGCTGTCATGTCTGGAAGAATTTGAATTGGCTCGCAAAGCACTGACACTGGATGTCTCCAGTTATATTCTTAAACTAACCATGACCGAAGAAGAGATTGAGCAGGTACTAACAGGGGTCAGGGAAGAGCTGGATCAGCAGCATATCCCACCCCAATCGCAAAAGACAGGGACGGCGTCTCCGGATATGGAGCTTGTGAAGGAAAAGATGTTTAAAGATTTTATGTTCTATCGCATCTTCTCAACGCAGGAATTCGCCAGATTCGTCTCGGAGAGCGGTCTACGCCTTTCGCCCGTTCGTCTCGTCGTGTGCGTAATGGAAGTGGATCGATATGCCTCGCTCAAGGAACGTTTTCGGGATGAACACGGCCACTTGGTCAAGATGTCGCTGTTAAACATTTTAAGCGAGATTATGTCCGGTTATAAACGGGGAGAGGCGGTTCAGATCAACGATCGGCATTACGCGCTTGTATTGCATTATGCCGATATACTGTCCGAACAATCCATCGTGCAGGAACTTCGGCAGTTGCTCGAACATGTTCAGGATACGATCCGTCATTATTTCAACAGTACCGTTTCGTTCGGGATCAGCAGCATCAATGGGGGATATGACTCGCTGCCGAGACAATACGCCGAGGCACAACGCGCGTTACAGCGTAAATTCATCACCGGTCCCGGACAACATCATCAAGGAATAGGGCGTGCAGACCATTCGGGCGTGCTTGAACGACTTGTACGGCTTCGAAGTCATACACCTCTTCGGGAATTGCTTCCTTCGCTCAAACAGAAAGAATACGACGAATTCCTGGATGAGATCGAACGTGGCATGAACGAAGAGCGAAAATCAATGGAGATCACCATTTACCAGTTTGTACAGTGGATTAATACGAATGTATATGATCATAACAATGAAAAAACGCTGCTGCTTAGCATGACCGAACAGTTGGAAATCTGTGACACGATGCCGGATATGCTTGACCAGGTCGTTATCTATATTGACACGTTGGTTGATTTAATTCGCAAGCGCTTACAAATGAGTGATGAGATTACCCGCGCCATTGAGTACATCAAACGTCATTATACCGAAAACATCAGTCTCCAGATGGTTGCGGACCATGTAGGTCTAAGCATGGGGTATCTCAGCAACCTGTTCCGGAGAGAGCTGCAGATCACTTATATTGATTATGTGAACCGTTATCGGATTGAACGTGCCAAGGACCTGCTTGCCCAAAATCAACTGCGCTCGTCCGATGTGCCGGCTCTGGTCGGCTTTTCGCCCGAGTATACGTATTTTAGCAAGGTATTTAAAAGAATTACGGGTCTTAATCCGAACGAATATCGGCGCCAAACGACGCTCAAAGACAGAGGGTGACATGAATGAGAACATCCGTCAAATCCCTGTTTGTCTCCAGACAGCTCCGAACACAGCTTATTCTGTATATTATGGTCATCAGCCTCGCCGTACTGGCGGGGGCTTCTTATTTTATTTATTCCTTTATGCAGAACATGATCAAAATCCAGAACGAACGGTTGCTCTACCAGCAATTCCAACAGCTTGACCATAACATAGGCGGCCTGGTGAAAGAAATCGATCGCCTATCCATGCTTTTTCTGCGGGATGATCACATTCAGCAGTTTTTGTACAAAATTTCAGAGAAAACGGAAGAGGAATTTCTCGAATCGAAAAACGACGTGCAGCGGGTGATTGCCGATTTCATCGACAACTACAACTATATTGACTCGATTTATATTACGGCGGACAATCTCGGGGCAGTAGGAGGCAGTCAGAAGCGGACGCTCGTTTACGATCGGGACGCATGGCAGCAGAGCTTCTTTACTTCCGAGCCCTTCCGTCAAACGCTCGAACAGTACCCTCATCTGGTTATGCATTCCGGGATCAAAAAATCATTCTACAATCCGTATCTGACCGGAGAGGACGATGGTTACCTGATCAGCCTGATGCGTGGCACGCGTGCCATCTATGATCCAACCACAAGCGCCACCCTGATTTTTAATATCGATGAACGGTATCTATCATCCATCTACGCTACGGCGCTCAATAGTGAAGAAGGCGATATGTATATCGCCAGCGCTGACGGAACAATCATTTCGGCAAGTGAGGCGGATCGGGTAGGGACGCAGAGCCACTTCACACCGGGAGCGGAATTGACGGACGGGGCCTACGGAAGCCTGGATGACGAAAAAGCCGGACGCAGCATGCAGGTTGTATATTACAAACTCCATGACGGCGGGTGGTACCTGCTGAAGGAAATTCCGCTCAGTCAATACGCAGACCAGATTCTGGGCGTTCAACGAATGCTTGTACTCGTGTTCACGATTAGTGTGTTCGCGATATTCATAGCCTCCTATTTCTGGCTTCGCAAAATCATTAAACCCCTCAACCAATTGTCTAGCAAAATGAAAGACATGAGCCGCGGTGAACTCGGGGTTACCGTCGATCACGTTCCGAATAATGAGCTGGGCACGGTCATTCGCCGCTTTAATGAGATGTCGCTCAGCATGGTAGAACTGGTGGACAAAAACAATGAGATTCAGGAGAAAAAGAGGGAGCTGGAACTGGAGGCATTGCAGTATCAGATTAATCCGCATTTTCTGTATAACACCTTGAACATGATCCGCTGGATGGCTGTCATTGTGAAGGCGGACAACATCGTAAATACGATTGTAGCACTGGGCAATATATTGCGCCCCGTATTCTCCAGCAAAGACTCCATGTGTTCTCTGCGGGACGAACTGTCGTATCTGGACAATTATCTGAAGATCATTAATATGCGATTCAACAATAATATTACATTTACAATGGACGTGGATGAAGAGTGGATGGATTGTCAGGTGCCACGTTTTATCCTGCAACCGCTACTGGAAAATTCCATTGCTTCCGGCAGACAGAGTGAAGATTTTGCCCTTCAGATTGGAATTACGGCCTCAGTCAACCAGGAACGTCTGATGCTGAGGGTCACCGATTCTGGCGTCGGAATGGATGCAGAGAGCATCTTAAAGTTAAACGAAAAGCTGGCTAAGGGGGATTCGCCCAAATCCACTGTTGGCGGGAGCGGAATCGGACTGAATAACGTCAATAAACGGATTCGTTTGTATTATGGACCGGACTTCGGAATTCATTTCGTTCCGGCCGATCAGGGCGCAGAGGCCATCGTTACCTTGCCTGTACATCGATTATAGAAGAGGAGCTGCGGCTTCGAATGATCCATGCTCTCGTGAGCTTCGCCGAAAGGCAGCACATGAGGGCGTTTTTTGCATATTGGAGCACTGCTTATTCGTTCAAGCGGAGTCTCAAAATTGTTCAAGTCGGCTCGGAAGGCAGCTTTGTTTTTTTCAAGCAAATCAGGAGATCTTTCATTCAAGGGCCATCAAGAAAGCGTTATCATATGAATAAGCCAATACGAAAGCACACGTACAAAGGAGAAATTCATATGCAACGTACCAAGACCCTGAACAGAGCCGTAACCCAAAGGACCGGCAAGCTGAATCGCAAGGACGGCATACACCTCCTGCTTCTGGCCACACCATTTGTACTGTTTACGCTGGCCTTCAGCTACGTACCTTTATTCGGATGGATCTACGCATTCTTTGATTACAAACCAGGCATCCCACTTCAACAAACCCCTTTTCTGGGGCTGGAAAATTTCCGCAACATGCTGGATGATCCACGGATGGGACCCGTGCTGGCGAACACGCTGGCACTAAGCTTGTTGTCCATTGCAACCGCTCCCGTACCGATGCTGCTTGCCATACTGATCTCGGAAGTCCGCTCCGGCTGGTTCAAAAGGCTGGTGCAGACCGTCTCTACACTACCGAATTATATTAGCTGGATCATCGTATTTTCCCTCGCATTCAGCATGTTCAGTACGGAGGGAGCCGTCAATTCCATCATGATGAAAACGGGGATCGGCAGTCCACCCGTGGATATTCTTGGTAACTATGACCGGGTATGGACGGTGCAAACCTTGCTGTTGCTGTGGAAGTCCGCAGGATGGAGCGCCATCATCTATCTGGCTGCCATCGTTGGCATCGACAGCGAACAGTATGATGCAGCCAAGGTGGATGGCGCCGGGCGCATGCGTACGATCTGGCACATTACGCTACCGAGCATCATGCCGACCTTCATTGTGCTTTTGCTGCTCTCTGTCAGCAACCTGCTGTCCGCAGGGTTTGAGCAATATCTCGTATTCAGCAACGTCATGATTGCAGACCGGATCGAAGTGCTTGACCTCTACGTGTACCGGCTCGGATTGGTGACAGGTGACTACTCGTACTCGACGGCTGTGGGCATTTTCAAAACGGTAATTAGCGTTCTGCTGCTCTTCAGCGTCAACATTCTATCCAAGAAAGTTCGCGGTCAAGGCATCGTCTGACCCCAGGGAAAGGAGCAAAACAAACATGCGCACACAACCCGCAGGACAGACGCTTCGTCCCGTCCGCCATACCGATTGGAAAGACCTTACGTTCACCCTTTTTAATTACATCGTGCTATCCTTGCTTGTCATCATCACCATCTATCCGTTTTATTATATCTTCATCTATTCGATCAGTGATCCCATCGAGGTTCAGAAAGGGGTATATTTCTGGCCAGCCGGCTTCTCCCTTGAAGCATACCAAGCGACGGTGAAATTGCCGGGCATCATGGACGCAGCCATTGTCAGTGTCTCCCGGACCGTGCTCGGAACGTTAATTACGGTGTTCAGCTGTTCCTTCTTTGCCTATCTCATTACCAAAGAAGAGATGCCATTCCGCAAAATCATTTACCGTTTTGTACTGATCACCATGTACTTCAATGCAGGCTTTATCCCATGGTATCTGACGATGAAAACGTATGGATTGCAGAATAATTTCCTGCTGTACATCATTCCAAGCGCGATGTCGGGCTTTAACATCATCTTGATCAAAACGTTCATCGAACAGCTACCCGCATCCCTGGAGGAAT of Paenibacillus sp. FSL R5-0517 contains these proteins:
- a CDS encoding carbohydrate ABC transporter permease — protein: MRTQPAGQTLRPVRHTDWKDLTFTLFNYIVLSLLVIITIYPFYYIFIYSISDPIEVQKGVYFWPAGFSLEAYQATVKLPGIMDAAIVSVSRTVLGTLITVFSCSFFAYLITKEEMPFRKIIYRFVLITMYFNAGFIPWYLTMKTYGLQNNFLLYIIPSAMSGFNIILIKTFIEQLPASLEESAKIDGAGYFRIYRSIIFPLSMPIIATIAVFSAVGQWNTWFDNFFLVENPKLQTLQLVLYNFLNQSSNLSNMTTDELTRGDVVRTLTPQSIRMTITMLVTLPIVLVYPMLQRYFVKGIMMGAVKG
- a CDS encoding ABC transporter permease subunit, whose translation is MQRTKTLNRAVTQRTGKLNRKDGIHLLLLATPFVLFTLAFSYVPLFGWIYAFFDYKPGIPLQQTPFLGLENFRNMLDDPRMGPVLANTLALSLLSIATAPVPMLLAILISEVRSGWFKRLVQTVSTLPNYISWIIVFSLAFSMFSTEGAVNSIMMKTGIGSPPVDILGNYDRVWTVQTLLLLWKSAGWSAIIYLAAIVGIDSEQYDAAKVDGAGRMRTIWHITLPSIMPTFIVLLLLSVSNLLSAGFEQYLVFSNVMIADRIEVLDLYVYRLGLVTGDYSYSTAVGIFKTVISVLLLFSVNILSKKVRGQGIV